A genomic stretch from Plasmodium reichenowi strain SY57 chromosome 2, whole genome shotgun sequence includes:
- a CDS encoding DnaJ protein, putative, whose amino-acid sequence MTLICGIPYMFLMVMCVNKLYAFYAYTFDERHQRNLYTSECLIKNKESYSLEKNDSSTIDNYYKSIKNAPYIDEDIVDNYKDELEELIEINKNDTLNDLKRLDEFHNINESHNREGSESKYVSNISEKEMTNQDNCRKSSHNKKRGYSLEKELEKLYRIALNNSNLNNNKKKEKHNKNLKDTNIDNDTNICVDYTYYDILNINANSNLEEIKEKYYEVASKYHPEKNIGNDKAFKNFELINSAYQILSNEELRKEYNSGGPSKMNNKKLIDPFVLFMLSYISINMSEYVGKLKIEYLIEESFETNSNFYELLLPNKIMNNYLNVEQKIREVELALLLRDRLETYLEGDENCIVPIKNHIKTILEYSFSFSIMNFVGWLYEYFSKLYIGYNIELSLMNDNKGIMENLFRNIVKKEMHRSLLNKNYVNITKDSDHFIIIDEKDHNNENIKNCTVLFNHIRSNNENNKNLEDMTRNVLILIILDIKLVIKRAVERVLCDKGVSQLTRKKRAKGLISLGKEIQNYTKEIGDKDYKIINENTNILESIIEDIKKYMEIDKMNFLKEKGRKEIDKIFYFVGNNIYRNKLKRNINEKCRLLKFLKYMINSTEE is encoded by the exons atgACATTAATATGTGGAATACCATATATGTTCCTGAtg GTTATGTGTGtgaataaattatatgcCTTTTATGCATATACATTTGATGAAAGACATCAAAGAAATTTGTATACATCAGAATgtttaattaaaaataaggaaTCATATTCcttagaaaaaaatgactCTTCAACAATagataattattataagtCTATTAAGAATGCACCTTATATTGATGAAGATATAGTAGATAATTATAAGGATGAATTAGAAGAATTAattgaaataaataaaaatgatacaTTAAATGATTTGAAAAGATTAGATGaatttcataatataaatgaatcACATAATAGAGAAGGGAGTGAAAGTAAATATGTTTCAAATATATCAGAAAAGGAAATGACGAATCAAGATAATTGTAGAAAATCTTCGcataataaaaagagaGGATATTCTTTAGAAAAAGaattagaaaaattatatagaattgcattaaataatagtaatttaaataataataaaaaaaaagaaaaacataataaaaatttaaaagatacaaatatagataatgatacaaatatatgtgttGATTACAcatattatgatatattaaatataaatgcGAATTCTAATTTAGAAgaaattaaagaaaaatattatgaagTAGCTTCAAAATATCATCctgaaaaaaatattggAAATGATAAAgcttttaaaaattttgaaCTAATAAATAGTGCATACCAAATATTAAGTAATGAAGAATTGagaaaagaatataatagtGGTGGACCTTctaaaatgaataataaaaaattaatagatccgtttgtattatttatgttatcCTATATATCCATAAATATGAGTGAATATGTTGgtaaattaaaaatagaaTACCTTATTGAAGAATCATTTGAAACAAATTCAAACTTttatgaattattattaccaaataaaattatgaataattatttaaatgtagaacaaaaaataagaGAAGTTGAATTAGCTTTATTATTAAGAGATAGATTAGAAACATATTTAGAGGGGGATGAAAATTGTATTGTACCaataaaaaatcatattaaaacaatacttgaatattctttttctttttctataaTGAATTTTGTAGGATGgttatatgaatatttcTCTAAACTTTATATTggatataatatagaatTATCTTTAATGAATGACAATAAAGGAATAATGGAAAATTTGTTTAGAAATATAGTTAAAAAGGAAATGCATAGAagtttattaaataaaaactaTGTGAATATAACAAAAGATTCAGatcattttataattatagaTGAAAAGGAccataataatgaaaatatcAAAAATTGTACTGTCTTATTTAATCATATTAGATCAAATAAtgagaataataaaaatttagaAGATATGACAAGAAACGTActtatattaattatattagATATAAAATTAGTAATAAAAAGAGCTGTTGAAAGGGTCTTATGTGATAAGGGAGTAAGTCAATTAACTAGGAAGAAACGAGCAAAGGGTTTGATAAGTTTGGGGAAGGaaatacaaaattatacaaaagAAATAGGAGACAAGGATTATAAGATTATAAATGAgaatacaaatattttagAAAGTATAATTGaggatataaaaaaatatatggaaatagataaaatgaattttttaaaagaaaaagggagaaaagaaatagataagatattttattttgtaggaaataatatataccGTAATAAATTGAAAcgtaatataaatgaaaaatgcAGACTACTAAAgtttttgaaatatatgattaatTCGACGgaagaataa